One region of Pangasianodon hypophthalmus isolate fPanHyp1 chromosome 15, fPanHyp1.pri, whole genome shotgun sequence genomic DNA includes:
- the zgc:77262 gene encoding RNA-binding protein lark translates to MVKIFVGNVASATTEAELRALFEQHGVVSDCDILKNYGFVHMDEEDAAQKAVAALHKHVLNGSRITVEYATTKVRNATKIYVGNVPEGVTASKIKELFQPYGKVVECDIVKNYAFVHMQRENEALEAIRELNHTKLEDQKIFVSLSRSNQAKNSRGDDYFPPPPHHYPPHPHHPPYLPPRPPLGDFYPPRGRLPPPPLPPPPPRSYYEREAYERGVRHDPYAAAPHFYDRDPYERRPPPPQRPPSPPVAPRYYRERSPLGSRRSLLPPPPPPPPPPSYMRSYARGASGSALPPPSSAAASGYQRYSLGSGFDKDDYMEDKYSNGFGRGY, encoded by the coding sequence ATGGTGAAGATATTTGTTGGTAATGTAGCTTCAGCAACCACAGAAGCAGAGCTGCGTGCATTGTTTGAACAACACGGTGTTGTGTCGGACTGTGACATCCTGAAGAACTATGGCTTTGTGCACATGGATGAGGAGGATGCAGCCCAGAAAGCGGTTGCTGCTTTGCACAAGCATGTGCTCAATGGCTCGCGCATCACCGTTGAGTACGCCACCACCAAGGTGCGCAACGCCACCAAGATCTACGTGGGCAACGTGCCTGAGGGTGTCACAGCTTCCAAAATCAAGGAGCTCTTCCAGCCATATGGCAAGGTGGTGGAGTGTGATATTGTGAAGAATTATGCATTTGTTCATATGCAGAGGGAAAACGAGGCCTTGGAGGCCATCAGGGAGCTTAATCATACAAAATTGGAGGATCAAAAAATCTTTGTGTCCCTCTCTCGCAGTAATCAAGCCAAAAATAGCAGAGGAGATGACTATTTCCCCCCTCCTCCCCATCACTATCCACCCCATCCGCACCATCCTCCTTACCTGCCCCCACGTCCTCCACTCGGCGATTTCTATCCGCCTCGGGGTCGTCTTCCGCCACCTCCACTCCCACCGCCACCTCCTCGATCCTACTATGAGCGCGAAGCATATGAGAGGGGTGTTCGCCACGACCCGTATGCCGCAGCCCCGCATTTTTATGACCGGGACCCCTATGAGCGGCGTCCTCCGCCTCCGCAGCGACCCCCCTCGCCTCCCGTTGCCCCTCGCTACTACCGAGAGCGCAGCCCTCTGGGCAGTCGTCGGTCTCTGCTGCCTCCGCCGCCCCCACCGCCACCGCCTCCTAGCTACATGCGCAGCTATGCCCGTGGTGCTTCGGGCTCCGCACTTCCTCCCCCGTCCTCCGCCGCGGCCTCTGGCTATCAGCGATACTCGCTCGGCTCAGGCTTTGATAAAGATGATTACATGGAGGACAAGTACAGCAATGGCTTCGGCCGTGGCTACTAA